From a region of the Danio aesculapii chromosome 4, fDanAes4.1, whole genome shotgun sequence genome:
- the LOC130221983 gene encoding gastrula zinc finger protein XlCGF8.2DB-like, whose product MAFIKEESEDVRIEETFRVKQEDLQEQTELMVLKEEADELNERKEKHQDTTTDEIPTLAKKTSSRGRPRKSKSECIFACHQCGTSFNRKHNLKVHMRVHTGEKPYTCEQCGKRFAKVHVFNAHMKIHTGERPHTCQHCGKGFYHTGNFAVHMRTHTGERPYTCTECSRGFICKSTLKYHMISHAKKKPFPCDQCGKGFTTKASFMNHMNYHTGTIVFTCDQCGKSLARKDSIKQHMKNHSREQRFRCSECGKDFKHKRSLSTHMKLHNGEQSPQN is encoded by the exons atggcgtttattaaagaggagagtgaagatgtgaggattgaagaaacattcagagtcaaacaggaagatctgcaggaacaaacag agctgatggtgctgaaagaagagGCTGATGAACTGAATGAAAGGAAAGAGAAACACCAAGACACAACGACTGATGAAATACCCACACTAGCTAAGAAGACTTCATCACGCGGGAGACCTCGGAAATCCAAATCTGAGTGTATTTTCGCTTGTCATCAATGCGGAACCAGTTTCAATCGAAAACACaaccttaaagtccacatgagagttcacaccggggagaaaccttacacctgtgAACAGTGCGGGAAGAGATTTGCTAAAGTTCATGTGTTTAATGCCCACATGaaaattcacactggagagaggccgcACACATGCCAACATTGTGGGAAAGGCTTCTATCATACAGGAAACTTTGCAGTACACATgagaactcacactggagagaggccctACACATGCACAGAGTGCAGTAGAGGTTTCATATGTAAGAGCACACTCAAATACCACATGATAAGTCACGCCAAAAAGAAGCCGTTTCCTTGCGATCAGTGTGGAAAGGGCTTCACAACCAAAGCTAGCTTCATGAACCACATGAATTATCACACTGGAACCATCGtgttcacatgtgatcagtgtggaaagagtctcgCACGCAAAGACTCCATTAAGCAACACATGAAAAATCACTCAAGAGAGCAACGTTTTcgatgcagtgagtgtggaaaggaCTTTAAACATAAACGAAGCCTCAGCACTCATATGAAGCTTCACAATGGAGAGCAGAGTCCTCAAAATTGA
- the LOC130221966 gene encoding zinc finger protein 239-like, whose translation MAFIKEESEDLKIEDTFTVKQEDLQEQTELMVLKEEADELDERKEKHQDTTTDEKPTLAKKTPSRGRPRKSKSECNFTCRQCGNGFNRKQNLQVHMRIHTGEKPYTCEQCGKSFCQKPNLKIHMRVHTGEKPYTCERCGKSFAKIHGFKAHMRIHTGERPYTCQQCGKGFYHTGNLAVHMRTHTGEEPYSCRQCGKGFKQNCNLEVHMRTHNGGRTFTCTQCGKGFPQKQNLVIHMRTHTGEKPYICTECSRGFICKSTLKYHMISHAGEKPFVCSQCGKSFTTKASLMNHTNGHTGTIVFTCDQCGKSLTRKDSIKQHVRNHSREQRFRCRECGKDFKHKRSLSTHMKLHNGEQSA comes from the exons atggcgtttattaaagaggagagtgaagatctGAAGATTGAAgacacattcacagtcaaacaggaagatctgcaggaacaaacag AgctgatggtgctgaaagaagagGCTGATGAACTAGATGAAAGGAAAGAGAAACACCAAGACACAACGACTGATGAAAAACCCACACTAGCTAAAAAGACTCCATCACGCGGGAGACCTCGGAAATCCAAATCTGAGTGTAACTTCACTTGTCGTCAATGCGGAAACGGTTTCAATCGGAAACAAAACCTTCaagtccacatgagaattcacaccggggagaaaccttacacctgtgaacagtgcgggaagagtttctGCCAAAAGCCAAACCTTAAaattcacatgagagttcacacaggcgagaaaccttacacctgtgaacggtgtggaaagagttttgctaAAATTCATGGCTTCAaagcccacatgagaattcacaccggagagaggccgtacacatgccagCAGTGTGGGAAAGGCTTCTATCATACGGGAAACTTAGCAGTGCACATGAGAACTCACACTGGGGAGGAGCCATACTCCTGCCGTCAGTGCGGAAAGGGTTTTAAGCAGAATTGCAAccttgaagtccacatgagaactcacaaTGGAGGGAGAACATTCacttgcacacagtgtgggaaaGGTTTTCCTCAAAAACAAAACCTTGTTATCCACatgaggactcacactggagagaaaccttacatatGCACAGAGTGCAGTAGAGGTTTCATATGTAAGAGCACGCTCAAATACCACATGATAAGTCACGCCGGAGAGAAGCCGTTTGTATgttctcagtgtggaaagagcttcacaaccaaaGCTAGCCTCATGAACCACACGAATGGTCACACCGGAACCATCGtgttcacatgtgatcagtgtggaaagagtctcacacGTAAAGACTCCATTAAGCAACACGTGAGAAATCACTCAAGAGAGCAGCGTTTTCGATGCAGAGAGTGTGGAAAGGACTTTAAACATAAACGAAGCCTCAGCACTCATATGAAGCTTCACAATGGAGAGCAGAGTGCTTAA
- the LOC130222676 gene encoding gastrula zinc finger protein XlCGF8.2DB-like, which yields MVLKEETLQWNEMEEKQQFEKPQDMTTDEKPTLTKKTSSRGRPRKSKSRCNFSCKQCGKSFSQKPKLDDHMKVHTRKKTCTYKQCGKSFYNTGNLTVHMRIHTGERPYTCQQCGKGFYNAVNLTVHMRLHTGERPYTCQQCGKGFCTTGNLAVHMRIHTGEKPYSCPQCGKSYKQSSTLEGHMRTHDGERNFTCTQCGKNFAHKQNLVIHTRIHTGEKPYSCAKCGKSFPYRSTLNHHMIGHTGAKPFVCAQCGKSFTTKANLTNHIDGQTGTIVFTCDECGKSLTRKDSIKKHMKIHSGERFRCSECGKGFKRKRSLSAHMKLHIGEQTPQN from the coding sequence atggtgctgaaagaagagactctTCAATGGAATGAAATGGAAGAGAAACAGCAGTTTGAGAAACCCCAAGACATGACGACTGATGAAAAACCCACACTGACTAAGAAGACTTCATCACGCGGAAGACCTCGGAAATCCAAATCTAGGTGTAATTTCAGCTgtaaacagtgtggaaagagtttcagtcaaaaaCCAAAGCTTGATGATCACATGAAAGTTCATACTAGGAAGAAAACCTGCACCTacaaacagtgtggaaagagtttctaTAATACAGGAAATTTAACcgtgcacatgagaattcacaccggagagaggccgtacacgtgccaacagtgtggaaaaggCTTCTATAATGCTGTAAACTTAACAGTGCACATGAGACTTCACACTGGGGAGAGaccgtacacatgccaacagtgtgggaAAGGCTTCTGTACAACAGGAAACTTGGcagtgcacatgagaattcacactggggagaagccttactcttgccctcagtgtggaaagagttataAGCAAAGTAGCACCCTTGAAGGCCACATGAGAACTCACGATGGAGAGAGAAATTTTacttgcacacagtgtgggaaaaATTTTGCTCATAAACAAAACCTTGTTATCCACAcaaggattcacactggagagaaaccttactcATGCGCAAAGTGTGGTAAAAGTTTCCCATATAGGAGCACACTCAATCACCACATGATAGGTCACACAGGAGCGAAGCCGTTTGTAtgtgctcagtgtggaaagagcttcacaaccaaaGCTAACCTCACAAACCACATAGATGGTCAGACTGGAaccatagtgttcacatgtgatgagtgtggaaagagtctcacacGCAAAGACTCCATTAAGAAACACATGAAGATTCACTCAGGAGAgcgttttagatgcagtgagtgtggaaagggcTTTAAACGTAAAAGAAGCCTCAGCGCTCATATGAAGCTTCACATTGGAGAGCAGACTCCTCAAAATTAA